One Ranitomeya imitator isolate aRanImi1 chromosome 1, aRanImi1.pri, whole genome shotgun sequence DNA window includes the following coding sequences:
- the LOC138642730 gene encoding DNA damage-regulated autophagy modulator protein 1-like: MEIRGLAFLPILLISWTLLGICVLLSLTIISGHSNYPYISDTGKAFPESVIYTVVFTVISILGAGIAYIQYRFMIIQSEPSEKRYIICQKILLIIGWIVGIANIINAVFSMKINPTAHRIGAGMAFFLLAIYNISQSAYLYKRSFSTGADLGIYFFQLCSGLCKTIFIMSGMIAEWMGFVSLIMHQLTNYTDFQSLSLKISREGVTICLREKIQAFRMPV, encoded by the exons ATGGAGATCCGAGGTTTGGCATTTCTGCCTATCTTGTTGATCTCATGGACCCTATTGGGCATCTGTGTCCTATTATCCCTGACTATCATCTCAGGGCACAGTAACTATCCGTACATCAG TGATACGGGAAAGGCCTTCCCAGAATCCGTGATCTACACGGTCGTTTTCACGGTTATTTCCATTCTTG GAGCTGGCATCGCTTACATCCAGTATAGGTTCATGATTATTCAGTCTGAGCCATCGGAGAAGCGTTATATCATCTGCCAGAAAATCCTCCTCATCATTGGATGGATTGTGGGCATTGCGAACATAATTAATGCTGTATTTTCG ATGAAAATCAATCCTACAGCGCACAGGATCGGCGCAGGAATGGCTTTTTTTCTTCTTGCCATTTACAACATATCTCAGTCTGCGTACCTGTACAAGAGATCCTTCAGCA CTGGTGCAGATTTGGGCATCTACTTCTTCCAACTGTGTAGTGGCCTCTGTAAGACG ATCTTCATTATGAGTGGCATGATAGCTGAGTGGATGGGATTCGTCAGCCTGATAATGCATCAACTAACGAACTATACTGATTTCCAG AGTTTGTCTTTAAAAATCTCCCGAGAAGGTGTCACCATTTGTCTAAGGGAAAAGATCCAGGCTTTCAGAATGCCCGTATAA